The region GCCGAAGGGTGGCCGGCACTCGAGGCGACACAGGTGTCGGTTCCGATCGCCGCTTCCGCCGGCATTCGCGATCGCATGGCCCTGCCCGACGCCGTCGAAGAGTGGTCGCAGTACACCGAGAGCGGTTTCTCGTTCACGGTGGTCGACGGCGCGCATTTCTTCCTCCGCGAGCAGGCCAGTCGGCTGGTCCCGAGCGTGAGCGCGCTACTCCGGGAGCCGGGCGCGTGGGGCGCCGTCGGCGGCGGATGAGGCGACCGGCGGCGCACGTCGCCCCGGGCCCGTGATCCCGTAGGTCCCTGAAAGAACAACGGAAAACCTTGTTTTCCCGTGGGGGGTCCCGGCTCGCAGCAGCCTTAGTGATATTGAAATTCGTTTTCAATGGGCTACTCATTGGCGCGCAATCCGCCCCTCCCGACGTCCCGCCAGTTCCCCCCAATGACCACCCTCCGTCGAGCCGACCTCTCCACGCCGAAGCTCGCCCTCGCGTCCCGCGAGCGCGTCGGCGCTGCCCTGCCCTGGGTGCGCTCCGAACCGATCGCGGTCGTCGGCATCGGCTGCCGGTTTCCCGGTGCGGAGGGGCCGGAGGGCTTCCTCCACCTGCTGCGCGAGGGCATCGACGCGGTGGGCGAACTTCCGAACGAGCGCTGGGACCGCGAGCGCTATTACGACCCGGATCCGGACGCCCCGGGCAAGACCTATGTCACGCGCGGCGGGTACCTCGAGGACATCGCGGGTTTCGACGCTGCGCGCTTCGGGATCGCGCCGATCGAAGCGCTGCGGATGGACCCGCAGCAGCGCCTCTTGCTCGAAGTCGGCTGGCACGCGCTGGAGCACGCGTCCATCGCGCCCGAATCGCTCTACGGCGCCAAGGCGGGTGTCTTCTTCGGGATCAGCAGCTTCGACTACGCGAGTGTGCTCCGGCAACGAACGCCGATCGAGGAACTCGACGGCTACGTCGCCACCGGGAACGCCTTCAGCGTCGCCGCAGGACGCGTGTCCTACGCCCTGGGTCTCACGGGGCCGAGCCTGGCCGTCGATACCGCTTGCTCCTCGTCGCTCGTGTCGGTCCATCTCGCGATGCAGAGTCTGCGTCTCCGCGAATGCGAGGTCGCGCTGGCCGGCGGGGTCAACCTGCTGCTGCAGCCCGAATCGACCATCAACTTCGCGAAGGCGCGGATGCTGGCGCCCGACGGCCACATCAAGGCCTTCGATGCGCGCGCCGACGGGTTCGTGCGCGGCGAAGGCTGCGGCGTCGTCGTGCTGAAGCGGCTCTCCGACGCACTGGCCGCTGGCGACGACGTCTGGGCGGTCTTGCGTGGCTCCGCGGTCAATCAAGACGGTGCGTCCAGCGGCTTGACCGCGCCGAATGGAACCGCCCAGCGCGAGGTGATCCGCGCTGCGCTCGAAGGCGCGGGTGTCGAGGCCGCGCAGGTGGGGTTCGTCGAGGGGCACGGCACCGGCACGGCGCTGGGAGACCCGATCGAACTGGGCGCGCTTGCCGAGGTCTACGGGAGCAGCCGTTCGGAGCATCCGCTCCAGATCGGATCGGTCAAAGCGAGCATCGGCCACCTCGAGAGCGCCGCTGGCATCGCGGGCCTGATCAAGGCGGTGCTGACCCTGCGCTTCCGCGAGATCCCCGGGCAGCTGCACTTCGACACGCCCAGTCCCCACATCGACTGGGAGCATTCCGGCCTCGAGGTGGTTCGCGAACGCCGTCCCTTCACCCCGATCGACGGGCGTCGCCTGGCGGGTGTGAGCTCGTTCGGTTTCAGCGGCACGAACGCCCACGTGCTCCTCGAGGCGGCACCAGAAATTCGTCCGGAAGAAACCCGTACGAGCGGACCGCACACCCTCGTGCTCGGCGCGCGCGATGCGGCCCGGGTCGATGCGCTCGCCGAGGTGTGGGCCGAGGGGCTCGAGGGCGCGTCCGAGGACACGGTGCCGGCGCTCGTGCGCACCGCATGGGCGGGGCGCGATCGCGGGCCCGAGCGTCTCGCCGTCAGTGGCGCCGACGGCACCGAACTCGCGACCCAGCTGCGGGCCGCGCTCGCCGGAACCGCGCGAACCGGCGTCGCACGCGGGCGCGTGCGCAACGGTTCGGCGGCCGGGAAGTTGGGGTTCCTCTTCTCGGGCCAGGGCTCCGCGTGGGTCGGCCTGGGTCTCGAGCTGCGCGAGCGCGAGCCTGTGTTCGCCGAGGTGATCGAGCGCTGCGCTGCCGTCCTCGGAGAGCGCGCTTGGCTCGACCCGGGTCGTGTCGCTGCTGACGCCGTCATCGACACGGGCGACGCGCAGCCCGCGCTCTTCGCGTTCGAGGTCGCGATGGCGGAGCTCCTTCGCTCGAGAGGCCTCGAGCCCGACTACCTGCTCGGACACAGCGTCGGCGAGCTGGCCGCGGCGTGCGTCGCCGGGGTGATCGAGCTGAAGGACGCGGCGCGGCTCGTGCGGATTCGTGCCGACGGGATGTCCGCCCTTCCGTCGGGCGGCAAGATGGTCGCGCTCACCGCCGACCCGGCGCGTGTAGAGCACGCGGTGCGCGGCGCCGGAACCCAGGTTTCGATCGCCGCCTACAACGGGCCACGACAGGTGGTGGTGTCGGGCGCGGGCGACGCCGTCGATGCCTTCGTCGCCTCCCTGGAAGTCGACGACGCCCGGGCACTCGCCGTATCCCACGCATTCCACTCGGTCCTCATGGAGCCAGCGCTCGACGCCCTGAGCGCGGCAGTTGCCGAGATCGAATTCCAGCCGCCGCGCATTCCGCTGGTCTCCAGTCGCTCGGGCGCGCTCGCCGGGTCCGAGATCGGACGACCGGACCATTGGGTGCGGCAGCTGCGCGAGCCCGTTCGTTTCGCCGACGCCGTCGATGCACTCTGGACGGCCGGCGTTCAGGAGTTCGTCGAGGTCGGCCCCGGCGCGGCTCTGGTGGGACTCACGCGGGAGATCCTGGCGGACGACCCGAGCGTGATGGCGATTCCGACCGCCACCCGGCGCCGCGGCGAGCTGCGCTCGCTGTCCGACGCGGTGGGTGCGCTGGCCGTGCGCCGCGCCGATCGCGACCTCACACCGTGGCTCGGCGAGGGGCCGCGGACCGCCGAAGCACCGCGCACCCCCTTCGAACACACTCGAGTCTGGCCGCTCGAAATCGAGGGCGAATCGCTCGGGCCGGCGGCGCCGCCCTCGCGGGGCGAGCGGCGTCCCGTCGACGCGTGGGGCTGGACGCCCAGCGTCCGTCGCCTCGGTGCTCCGACTCCCGTCGCGGAACCCGACGGGCCGATCGTGGTCCTGGGCGATGGCGGTGCCGACGCCGTCGCCGAGGTCTTCGAAACCCGAGGCGTCGCCTCCCTGCGGGCCGCTCTGGGCGAACCGCTCGCCGAGCGATTGGCGGAGCACTGCGGACCGGACGTCGCCGAGGACGGTCCGCCGCTGCAGCTCGTGATCGTTTCTCCGAATACCGCTTCGACCGCATGGGCGGCGCCGTTGGCACGCGAGTTCGCAGGAGCGCAACGGGAGATCCGTGTTTCGATCCTCACGTCGGGCGCGGTCGAGGTGACGGGCAGCGAGACCCTCGATGCGCCGGGCACCGCCGCCGCGGCGGTCGCGTTCGTGCTCGGGCAAGAGATCGCGACCGCACGCACGCGTCACTTCGATCTCGACCCCGCCGCTTCGGATCTGCCGGCGTCGCTGTTCGACGATCTGCTCGCGACGGACGCCGGAGACACACCCCGGGTCGTGGCCTATCGGGGTTCGCATCGTTGGGCCGTGGACTACGCCCCGGCCGCGTTGGGGAACCCGGTGGACGTCGAGGCCGACTCGAACCACGCCTCGGGCGATTCGATCGTCCTGGTCGGGCGGCTGGCCGGCGGCCTCGGGGAGCGCATCGCCGGCCATCTCCTGCGGCGCGGCGCCACGCGCGTCGTGGTGGTCGGCCCAGGCATGGAGGCCGATCCCGAGCAGAGCGCTGCGTTGGAGCGTCTGCGCGCAAGCGCGGGTGACGATGCACGGGTGGCGGCGCACTCGGCCGACATCGGCGATCCCGAGTTGCTGTCGGTCGCGCTCCAGAAGGTCCACGCGCAGTACGGGCCGGTGGACGGTGTGGTGCACGTCGGCGCGAGCGGTCGACCCGAGATCGCGCGGCTGCTGCTGCAGGACGAGCGCGAAACGACCCGGGCGATCGCCCGCGAGCGGGTGAAGGGTCTGCCCGCCCTCGCGAAGGCGCTCGAAGGCTGGACGCCGCGCTACGTCCTCGTCGTGTCGTCCTTCGCGGCCCACGTCGGTGGCATCGGCTTCGGCGACTACGCGGCGGCGACGGCCTTCACCGAGACCTTCGTGCGACAGCACGCGCGCTCGACGGACGTGCCCTGGTCGACGGTTTCTTTCGAGGCGCTCGCGGAGGAGCTCGGGCACGGTGTCGATCGGCTCGACGAAGGCAGCGGCCTGCGCGGTCTCGCTCTGTCCGAGGAAGATCTCGTGCTCGCGCTCGATCGCCTGGGCATCGATCCACGCCGAGGCGAGTCCGGCCCCGCCGCGCGCCATCTCCTCGTGGTTCCGTCCGAGGTCGGTGTTCGCGTCGCTCGTGCGCACGCCCCCGCGAGCGAAGCCGAGGTGCAACCCCGCTCGTCCGGCAGTGCGGGCGGTGGCGCCGCGCCTCGCGACGAGATCGAGGAAGCCCTCGTCGAGATCTGGGAGGACTTCCTGCCGACGCGTCCGATCGGGATCCACGACGACTACTTCGCGCTCGGTGGGACCTCCCTGGCCGCGGTGCAGATCCTCGCGCGGATGAAGGCGCGCTTCCGGGCCGAGGTGCCGCTCGAGGCGCTGCTCGGGAACGATCCCACCATCGCCGCCGTCGCCGAGACGGTGCGACAGGCGCTCGAGGAAGGCGGTTCCGCGGAGGCCACGGACGGCGATGCGGAGGTCGAGGAGCTGCTGTCGATGGTCGAGCAGCTCTCGGCGGAAGAGGTCGAGCGGGCCCTCGGCGATTCCTGAGACGGAGAGCAATCTTGGATTTCGGACTCTTCTATTTCGACGGCGAGGGCGCCACGCGGCGCCCGAATCACTATCGATTGCTGCTCGACTCGGCGCGCTTTGCCGACGAGAACGGATTCACCGCCATCTGGACGCCCGAGCGCCACTTTCACGCGTTCGGCGGGCTGTATCCGAACCCGGCGGTCACGAGCGCGGCCATCGCCACCCTCACTCGCAACATCCAGATTCGCGCTGGCAGCGTCGTCGCGCCGCTGCACCACCCCGTTCGCATCGCGGAAGACTGGGCGATCGTCGACAACCTCTCGGGTGGGCGCGTCGCGATGGCCTTCGCGCCGGGCTGGACGGTGCCCGAGTTCCTGTTGTCTCCCGAGGGACACGAGGCCCGCTACGAATCGCTGTGGAATCGCATCGACATCGTCCGTCGCTTGTGGGAGGGCGAAGAAGTCGAGTTCCCGGTCGAGGGCGGTGATGCGGTCAAAGTGCGCGCGCTCCCCCAGCCGCTGCAGAAGAAGCTGCCGCTCTGGATCACGGCTTCGTCCGAAGACGGATTCCTGCGCGCGGGTTCGCTCGGTGCGCCCGTGCTCACGTCGCTGCTGAACACGACCCTCGAGGACGTCGCGGCGAAGGTGGCGAGCTACCGGAAAGCGCTCTCCGAGCACGGCCATGATCCGGCGAGCGGGCGCGTTGCCCTGATGGTGCACACCTTCGTCGGTCCGGACCTCGAGACCGTGCGCGCCCAGATCGAAGCGCCGTTCCGTGAATACCTGATGTCGCACTACAGCCTGCTCGACGGTCTCGCCGAGAGCCTGGGCCTGGGCGTCGGCATGGAGGACCTCACTCCTGGCGATCTCGAGACCCTGCTTCGCTTCGGCTTCGAGGGCTTCCTGAACGGTCGATCGCTGATCGGCGGCGTTCAGGAGCTCCGCCCCCTCGTCGAGTCGTTCGCGAGGGCGGGTGTCGACGAGATCGCGTGTCTGGTCGACTTCCACCCCGGCTACGAGGAAGTCATGGGCAGCCTCGAGCACCTGGCGGCGCTCAAGGATGCCTGCTTCGGGCTGCGCTCCACTCCGCCGGCATGACGCCAGGCAATCGAAACCCGGCTCCCCCGCCATGTCATCTTCCCTCTCCGAACGCCTCGCGGCGCTTTCTCCGGAGCAGCGTGAGCTGCTACGGCGGCGTCTGGCCGAACGCGACGGAGGCCGCGCAGCCGACGCATCGACGTCCGCCCCGCCGGTTTCCGACGCTCCCATCCCGCGGCGGGACCTGGACGCGCCGCTCCCACTCTCGCATGCCCAGGAACGCCTCTGGTTCCTGAACCGGCTCGAGCGCGACAGCGCCTTCTACAACATCCCGATGGGTCTGCGTATGCGCGGGGCGCTCGACGCGGACGCGCTCGAGCGCGCCTTGTGCGAAGTCGTGCGACGCCACGAGGTGCTGCGCACGACCTTCGCCGCGAAGGCGGGGGTGCCGCATCAGGTCGTGCACGAGGCGCTGCCGCCCGGCTTCGCGCGCGTCGATCGCATCGATGTCCCCGAGGCGGAACGCGCCGCAGCTCTCGCCGAAGCGGCGCGCGACGAGGCGCGTCGGCCCTTCGACATGGAACGGGGGCCGCTGATCCGCGGGGCGCTCGTGCGGTTTGCGAGCGACGACCACGGCTTCCTGCTCTCGGTGCACCACACGGTCGCCGACGGTTGGTCCCGCGGCGTGATCGTTCGGGAACTCGAGACCCTCTACGCCGCGTTTTTCGAGGGACATCCGTCGCCGTTGCCGATGCTCGAGATCCAGTACGGCGATTTCGCGGTGTGGCAGCGCGAATGGCTCTCGGGAGATCGCCTCGAAGCGGAGATGCGGTACTGGGAGGAGCGCCTCGCCGACCTGCGCGAACTGAGGCTCCCGACCGATCGCCCTCGCTCCGCGGACACCGTCCACGAGGGCGCGAAGCTGCTCGAGGTGTTGCCACAAGCCCTGCTCGACGACATCAAGCGCTTCGCGAAGGAAGCGCGGGTGACTCCGTTCATGGTGCTGCTCGCGGCGTTCGATGTGTTGCTCCAACGCCAGTCGGGGCAAGAAGACATCGTCGTGGGCGTTCCGACCGCGAATCGCAACTGGCCGGCGACGGAACCGCTCGTCGGGTTCTTCGTGAACTCCCTGGTGATGCGGACGGATCTGGGCGGCGATCCGACCTTCCGCGAGCTGCTCGAGCGTGTGCGCAAGACTGCGGTGGGCGCCTTCGATCACCGCAACGTGCCCTTCGAACGCATCGTAGAGCGATTGCGGCCCGAGCGAACCCTCGGTCGCAATCCACTCTTCCAGGTCACGCTCCAGTTCCAGGACGCGAGCTACGGACGCCAGAACTCGCTGAACCCTCAGCACGACTTCCCCGGGCTCTCGATCGAGCGCCTTCCGATCGATACGGGCACGGCCCTCTTCGATCTGAGCGTGAATCTCGGCGAGATCGAGGAAGGGCTCGGTGTCCTCGTCGAGTACTCGACCGCCTTGTGGGACGGGGAGCGGATCGCATCGCTGGTGCGACAGCTGGTGAGACTGGTCGAGGACGGAATGGCTCGGCCCGACACGCCGATCTCCGCGCTCGCGTGGCTCGATGCGGCGGATCGTTCGCAGGCCCTGGTGCACGCCAGACAGTCGGTCGAACGCGACGATGCGGTGCCGTCGCTGGGCGCGCCGGTCCATCGGCGAGTGGCCGCACACGCCGCCGCCCGACCCGATGCCGTGGCGCTCGTCGACGGCAACCGGGAGCTCTCCTACAGGGAGCTGGTCGCGCGGGCGCGCCGGCTCGCGGTCGTGCTGGCCGAGTCCGGTGCCGGTGCGGACCGGGTCGTGGCACTGTGTCTGCCGCGGGGCATCGGCACCGCGCTCGCTCCACTGGCGGCCCTCGAAGCGGGCGCGGCCTACCTCCCGCTCGATCCAGCCGACCCCGTCCAGCGCCGCGTCGCGACCGCGCAGGATGCCGGAGCGCGGGTGGTCGTGACCGACGCGGAGCGCGCGCCCGATTTCGAAGGGCTCGCAGATGTCGCGGTGGTCGACATCGCCCCCTTCCTAGACGCCGCCGTGCCGGAGAACGTGCCCGCGCTGCCCGCGAGTGACGTCGATCCGCAACAGCTTGCCTACGTGATCTACACCTCGGGTTCGACGGGTACGCCGAAGGGCGTCGGTGTCCCGCACGCGGGACTGGCCCACCTCGTGGCGTGGCAAGAGAGCGTCTGGCCCGTCGGCCCCGGTGACCGCGGCACCCACCTCGCTGGGCTCGCATTCGACGCGACGGTCTGGGAGCTGTGGATGAATCTCGCCACCGGCGGGACCCTGGTGGTTCCCCAGGACGAGCTGCGCCTCGACCCTCCAAAGCTCGCCGATTGGATCGTTCGAGAGCGGTTGAACGTCGTCTTCGCACCGACGCCGATCGCCGAGCGCTTGCTCGCCGAACCGCGTATGCGGGAAGCGCACGAGCTGCGCGCGTTGCTCTCCGGGGGCGACAAACTCACGCGCCGCCCCGAGCCGGGCCTCCCGTTCACCCACGTCAATGCCTATGGCCCCGCCGAGAACGCGGTGGTCTCGAGCGCCGGTGA is a window of Myxococcota bacterium DNA encoding:
- a CDS encoding MupA/Atu3671 family FMN-dependent luciferase-like monooxygenase, whose translation is MDFGLFYFDGEGATRRPNHYRLLLDSARFADENGFTAIWTPERHFHAFGGLYPNPAVTSAAIATLTRNIQIRAGSVVAPLHHPVRIAEDWAIVDNLSGGRVAMAFAPGWTVPEFLLSPEGHEARYESLWNRIDIVRRLWEGEEVEFPVEGGDAVKVRALPQPLQKKLPLWITASSEDGFLRAGSLGAPVLTSLLNTTLEDVAAKVASYRKALSEHGHDPASGRVALMVHTFVGPDLETVRAQIEAPFREYLMSHYSLLDGLAESLGLGVGMEDLTPGDLETLLRFGFEGFLNGRSLIGGVQELRPLVESFARAGVDEIACLVDFHPGYEEVMGSLEHLAALKDACFGLRSTPPA
- a CDS encoding SDR family oxidoreductase → MTTLRRADLSTPKLALASRERVGAALPWVRSEPIAVVGIGCRFPGAEGPEGFLHLLREGIDAVGELPNERWDRERYYDPDPDAPGKTYVTRGGYLEDIAGFDAARFGIAPIEALRMDPQQRLLLEVGWHALEHASIAPESLYGAKAGVFFGISSFDYASVLRQRTPIEELDGYVATGNAFSVAAGRVSYALGLTGPSLAVDTACSSSLVSVHLAMQSLRLRECEVALAGGVNLLLQPESTINFAKARMLAPDGHIKAFDARADGFVRGEGCGVVVLKRLSDALAAGDDVWAVLRGSAVNQDGASSGLTAPNGTAQREVIRAALEGAGVEAAQVGFVEGHGTGTALGDPIELGALAEVYGSSRSEHPLQIGSVKASIGHLESAAGIAGLIKAVLTLRFREIPGQLHFDTPSPHIDWEHSGLEVVRERRPFTPIDGRRLAGVSSFGFSGTNAHVLLEAAPEIRPEETRTSGPHTLVLGARDAARVDALAEVWAEGLEGASEDTVPALVRTAWAGRDRGPERLAVSGADGTELATQLRAALAGTARTGVARGRVRNGSAAGKLGFLFSGQGSAWVGLGLELREREPVFAEVIERCAAVLGERAWLDPGRVAADAVIDTGDAQPALFAFEVAMAELLRSRGLEPDYLLGHSVGELAAACVAGVIELKDAARLVRIRADGMSALPSGGKMVALTADPARVEHAVRGAGTQVSIAAYNGPRQVVVSGAGDAVDAFVASLEVDDARALAVSHAFHSVLMEPALDALSAAVAEIEFQPPRIPLVSSRSGALAGSEIGRPDHWVRQLREPVRFADAVDALWTAGVQEFVEVGPGAALVGLTREILADDPSVMAIPTATRRRGELRSLSDAVGALAVRRADRDLTPWLGEGPRTAEAPRTPFEHTRVWPLEIEGESLGPAAPPSRGERRPVDAWGWTPSVRRLGAPTPVAEPDGPIVVLGDGGADAVAEVFETRGVASLRAALGEPLAERLAEHCGPDVAEDGPPLQLVIVSPNTASTAWAAPLAREFAGAQREIRVSILTSGAVEVTGSETLDAPGTAAAAVAFVLGQEIATARTRHFDLDPAASDLPASLFDDLLATDAGDTPRVVAYRGSHRWAVDYAPAALGNPVDVEADSNHASGDSIVLVGRLAGGLGERIAGHLLRRGATRVVVVGPGMEADPEQSAALERLRASAGDDARVAAHSADIGDPELLSVALQKVHAQYGPVDGVVHVGASGRPEIARLLLQDERETTRAIARERVKGLPALAKALEGWTPRYVLVVSSFAAHVGGIGFGDYAAATAFTETFVRQHARSTDVPWSTVSFEALAEELGHGVDRLDEGSGLRGLALSEEDLVLALDRLGIDPRRGESGPAARHLLVVPSEVGVRVARAHAPASEAEVQPRSSGSAGGGAAPRDEIEEALVEIWEDFLPTRPIGIHDDYFALGGTSLAAVQILARMKARFRAEVPLEALLGNDPTIAAVAETVRQALEEGGSAEATDGDAEVEELLSMVEQLSAEEVERALGDS